In the genome of Desulfomonilaceae bacterium, one region contains:
- a CDS encoding MBL fold metallo-hydrolase: MIHAGCEAEAAKERYLEERKVTLMRSQKPGKICDALWYLGHPETGVYLLEGRNESMIISGGMSYIVPALMDQLRGFGIKQNQIQKMLILHAHFDHIGIVPFFRQRSPDIRVYASERAAQILAEPRNILTINDFSHRVAARMGMDREWSTSHCDWPVGLGLELVSDGDIIDLGGIEVIILKTPGHSSCSISAYAPKLKALFPSDGGGIPYKDTIVPAANSNFTQYIESLKKLESLEVEYLCADHFGYVYGDEAGSYISSSIESAQAEHARLEKIYLKFRDIELAAQQAASSFLDENPDYFLTREIYEGICRQMMKNISRNVDA; the protein is encoded by the coding sequence TTGATTCATGCTGGATGCGAGGCGGAGGCGGCGAAAGAAAGGTATCTAGAGGAAAGAAAGGTAACCCTCATGAGGTCTCAAAAACCCGGTAAAATATGTGATGCGTTATGGTACTTAGGACATCCGGAAACCGGTGTCTATTTGTTGGAAGGGCGGAATGAATCCATGATTATCAGCGGCGGCATGAGTTACATTGTTCCTGCGCTGATGGACCAATTACGGGGGTTTGGAATTAAACAGAACCAAATCCAAAAAATGCTGATTCTACACGCTCATTTCGACCACATCGGGATCGTTCCATTTTTCCGACAACGTTCCCCTGATATACGAGTTTATGCTTCTGAGAGGGCTGCGCAAATCTTGGCGGAGCCACGAAATATTCTTACGATCAATGATTTCAGTCACCGTGTAGCCGCTCGAATGGGTATGGACAGGGAATGGTCCACAAGCCACTGTGATTGGCCCGTTGGATTAGGTTTGGAATTGGTGTCCGACGGAGACATAATCGACCTTGGTGGCATTGAAGTAATCATACTTAAAACCCCCGGACATTCGTCATGTTCAATTTCAGCGTATGCGCCAAAACTCAAGGCGCTTTTCCCGTCCGACGGGGGTGGGATCCCTTATAAAGACACTATAGTTCCTGCTGCAAACTCAAATTTCACGCAGTATATTGAAAGTCTCAAAAAATTGGAGTCTCTGGAAGTCGAATATTTGTGCGCAGACCACTTTGGCTACGTTTACGGCGATGAGGCTGGATCTTACATAAGCTCATCCATAGAGTCGGCTCAGGCTGAGCATGCAAGGCTTGAAAAAATCTATCTTAAGTTCAGGGATATTGAACTTGCAGCCCAACAGGCCGCCTCATCTTTTCTGGATGAGAACCCGGATTATTTTTTGACCCGTGAAATCTATGAAGGGATATGCCGTCAGATGATGAAAAACATCTCAAGAAACGTTGACGCTTGA
- a CDS encoding DUF1499 domain-containing protein, with protein MSAKDGEYVINIGEGLDIDSMVDRPWEQRSIRAISEQSEMNSEIGLKTIRRSLVSLHVVVWCLAMVAMVSAEVWSGGSESSMSLLKLCPNRPNCVSSWAPEGPRKMDPIQYQGSIEEARQRLLEVVRTFDRATVVRNTPNYLKAEFRSTIFSFIDDVEFEFDDASKLIHFRSASRLGYYDFGVNRRRMQRIIRQFSLK; from the coding sequence ATGTCTGCAAAGGACGGTGAATATGTGATAAACATTGGGGAAGGGTTGGATATAGACTCCATGGTGGATCGCCCTTGGGAGCAGCGTTCCATAAGGGCCATATCAGAGCAGTCCGAAATGAATTCAGAAATTGGCCTAAAAACTATACGGAGAAGCCTAGTCAGTCTTCACGTTGTTGTATGGTGTTTAGCTATGGTCGCCATGGTCAGCGCTGAAGTCTGGTCCGGCGGATCGGAGTCCTCAATGTCTCTATTAAAGCTTTGCCCCAACCGACCGAACTGTGTTTCTTCTTGGGCGCCGGAAGGACCTCGAAAGATGGATCCAATCCAGTACCAAGGCTCAATTGAGGAAGCCAGACAAAGGCTCTTAGAAGTTGTTCGCACGTTCGATAGAGCTACGGTGGTTCGGAATACCCCAAACTACCTAAAGGCAGAATTCCGTTCAACGATCTTCTCGTTCATTGACGATGTGGAATTTGAGTTTGATGACGCGTCGAAGCTCATACATTTTCGCTCGGCCTCTCGATTAGGATATTATGATTTCGGAGTAAACAGAAGAAGGATGCAGAGGATCATCCGACAGTTCTCACTCAAGTAG